TGCTTAAACAACGCTGCTCCTGGATCTCCCGAAGTTGCTGTTCTCTCTTTCCGTCACTCTTTCCACGGACGTCTCTTTGGTTCTCTTTCCACTACTCGCTCCAAGCCTGTTCACAAGCTTGGTATGCCTGCTTTCCCATGGCCTCAAGCTGATTTCCCTGCTTTGAAGTATCCTTTGGAAGAGCACGTCGAAGAGAATGCAAAGGAGGAGCAACGCTGCATTGACCAGGTCGAGCAAATTTTAACTAACCACCATTGCCCTGTCGTTGCCTGTATCATTGAGCCCATTCAATCTGAGGGTGGTGACAACCATGCCTCTCCTGACTTTTTCCACAAGCTTCAAGCTACTTTGAAGAAGCATGATGTCAAGTTTATCGTCGATGAAGTCCAAACTGGTGTCGGCTCTACCGGTACTTTATGGGCTCACGAGCAATGGAATTTACCCTATCCTCCTGACATGGTTACCTTTTCCAAGAAATTCCAGGCTGCCGGTATTTTCTATCATGATTTGGCTCTTCGTCCTCATGCTTATCAGCACTTCAATACTTGGATGGGTGACCCATTCCGTGCTGTTCAATCTAGATATATTCTTCAAGAAATTCAAGACAAGGATCTCCTTAATAACGTCAAGTCTGTTGGCGATTTCTTGTATGCTGGACTTGAAGAGCTTGCTCGTAAGCACCCTGGCAAAATCAACAACCTCCGCGGTAAGGGAAAGGGTACTTTTATCGCTTGGGATTGTGAGTCTCCTGCAGCCCGTGACAAATTCTGTGCTGACATGAGAATTAATGGTGTCAACATTGGTGGCTGTGGTGTAGCTGCTATTCGTCTTCGTCCTATGCTTGTATTCCAAAAGCACCATGCTCAAATCCTTCTCAAGAAGATTGACgaattgatttaaattttccctttttttgtaaaaaaacagaaaaaaaaagaaagatcaCACTTTTTGTTCCCATGAACACCTATTCCGCATTTATGTCAACTAAAATTTGGATGGCCGATATTGCTGTTCTGTTTGTTTTGTAGTTTAATATTAGTTAATTTTATCATAATAGTCAAAAATATATGATTTCTATCAGATACAAATTTGTTCGCTGTatgaagagaaaaacaaatcgtTCTATCAAACATTGAAATTGTGATATAGTAGCTTAATAGTTAGGACTGATTATATTGCTAGCTATCTTGGCAATGAGAATGAAGTAGTGTTGGAATAAAAGTGACGCCGTAAATGCTAACTAATTAGCAGCAAAAGGtggaaaaaacaaatttatagTTGTTACCCAAGAATTGAGACGATGCTCGGTTGGCAAACCTACTAGAACAcatttgctttaatttcattaatctttaaaaaaatcatttgcCATGAAAGTGTGCTAGACAAAAAGGGGGAAATGACTGgtgttaaaaaaacttataaaATTCATATCAATAGAATAGGGCCATTACAAAGGAAATaagaaaactaaaaaacTGATGAGAGCAATTGGATAGCTCTATAACACTTAATCTAACGTGGATTAATCCTTGAAGGTAGAAAACAAGCCCAGATTCCGGCGAAGCGACTGGCCAAAGTGAAACCCTTTCTCTTGGAGCTTTaagaattggaaaatatGGCGAACAAAAACCCACATCCCTCCGCTTAAAAATGGATATAGAACGTGATCACGAAGAGTAATTAATGCAACTAAAAAGGCAGACCCATTTGCACGCTGAATAGATTGGAGATATGACTGTTGGAATCGCAAGTCCGGTATTGGGGGAGCTGTAGGAACAGTATATTCGACAGCTTCACTGTGATCCGTACCAGAGCTACTAGGAGATATCACTGTTTTTCCCTCGAATATAGTGGGAAGCTCTGCCTCTTCGACGGCAGATTCTGAATCCTCAGTTTCCCAATTACTGCtatcatcttcttctttactCTGGAGCAAACTAAGAGAACTTGTTGAGCTCTCTACAGCACCAAGTTCATACTTGTTATGCAACGTTGAGTTCTCAGGAATACTTTCGTTCACGTCTATCTTCTTTAGTTGATTATTGATAATTATAGTGGATGAACTCAAATGTTCCATTCGCAGTGGAGAAGACGCGTATCCTGAATCTCCATGAGCACTTCGAATGCCTGATCTTTGCAAAGCGTCTTGACTGGAGCCTAAGCTGATCAATTCGTAATCTTCTTCCCACGAACTAACGTCGCTGGTTTTGTTAGAATCAGAGCGGGGAATTGGTATTCCTTTGCTTTCAGAAGACATTAATAAAGCTTCTCTAAAATCAATGTCTAATGAACAGAAATGGGTAAGCACAAGAATGATCCCAATTCTTTGTTGTTTACGTTAATATGGATTCCCGATAGCGCCACATCTACGGTGTTGCGCGATAATTGTATTACACAAAACTACGTTAAGGGCACATGTATCTTTTGAATAAGTTAAGCAATAAAGATATAACATTTTAAATGTCAGGATGCTGAAAGCAATAATTAAAGATaatgatattattaatttattaaatctAACGGTCAAATTTTCGGTGACTCTAAGGAACGAAATGACTAACGGGTAACTTCGtatgcaaaattttaaaactcataaaataaattctttagtaaacaaaacacCATCGgacaaaacaaatatcaaaaattaagaaaaagtatGCCAACAAGACAAATATGGTAATGTAGCATTTATGACGAAGAAATGAGTGCGGACTTCtttaacttttcaaaataggTAGAAAGGGATGTTCTAAAAGTTGCTGGTAACCAAGCACCATTACAAATACATAGCACTTTCAAATTTCGATGGTATGTCAAATCTGGTAATAACTTTGGAGTGACTAAGAAGTATTGTGAAACAGCGTTGTCACACACTGAATTGACGATATGCCTATGCACAACTCGTTCATTTCGAGGATCCATTCCttgatttatttcatcAACTATTCGAAACGGAGCAATTGCCAAACCTTGTAAAgataataaatacattatAGTAGATACAGAACGTTCTCCACCAGATTGTCGTTGACCCGTAAGTTTTTGAAGTCCTTCTTCCTCTCGAAATTGTACTAAAATATCGATATACCATTTATCATAATCGTCGGATTTCCCTAGTCGAACTTCTCCAGCATATCCCATTCCACTCATTCCTTTAGAAAATCTATCGCTAATACATTGAACATTCTCCTCTAACTTACTAACCCAATCCTCTTTGATTGAGTTCATCTCGTCTTGGAGCTCTTCAACGGATTGATCAAAGTCTGACATTTTCGATTCTAGTtcctcaatttcttttttacgcGCATCATATTGTTCCATAACGTAACTATTAACATTCATAAACTTCAGTTTCGTTTCTTCGATGCTAATTTTGTTATCCACTTCCGAACTAGTAgcaaattcttcatttaattcAGTTATTGCCGTTTGTCTGTCAGATGATTGTGTCTGCAATGAATCAACCACTGAACCGTACAAGGACATAGCATCCTCCCTTGCTGAGGCTAACTTATCGGTAATATCTTTAAGACGATCTTGTACTTCTGTCAATCGAGCGTTGACTTGGTTGGCATCCATCTCGtgtttttcaagtttgTATTTCGCTTCTATGACATTAAGTCTACTTCCCAACATCTTCTCGAAATTATTCGTAGCTTTAATTGAATTCTCCTTAACTTTTAACACCGAATTCATAAGAGCTTCGAAGTTCTCTTTCCTGatatcttcatttttttcaatttcagcTGCAAATTGCTCAGGAACTTTCTCTCTTTGTCTTAGTAGAAGAGTTTGGTGTTCTATTCTTTCTTGTAATTGTTGCCATTCGTGAATAGGAATTAATTTTTCGTCACGCTCTTTTCGTAGAGTAGATAATATATCGTTTGTACGAGAAAGCAGCGATTCGTGCTCATTTACCTTTTCTTGTAACTTTCTTTCCTCATTCTGTAAATTTTCCAATTGAGAGAGTTGAGCATTTAGTTGCTCCTCCTTTCGCTTTACCAAATCCATCTCAACGTTCTCggaaaaatatatactGCGAGAAGGTAATGGGTCTGTTCGCCTAGTAATTTCTCTATCACCGTAAGCTGAACGAAAAACCAAGTGGATAGATGAGCCCGCCAAGTAAGTTTTAAGAACTGGATCCCCGTTAGCCAGACGAAAATTGTTTAACGCATTCACTGATGCGGGAGGTAGTTCCCTTTTTGCAATCGgaatttgatgaatttttaacataTGGCACAAAGCAACCAAAACCACTTCTGGCCCCTCTAAAAAATCGATCACATATCCGTCAAACCCGAAAGACTGAAGCTTCTCACGAGAGCATGGAGGTTCAAAATCTTctatcttcttttttcgtTCACTGGAGAATTCTCTTATAGTAGGAGTGTACTTAGTTTTTGAAGTGATAAGATCCATTAACTTTAGATAATCATTATAATTTGACATTATAAATGTTCGAAACGTATCCGTGCGAAAAAACCCTTCTATCAAAGCTGCAAACCCTTTTTCCTtacatttcaaattcatATAAATTGGGCCGTATGCGGGTGCTTCAAACGCAGATTCGTATTCCTTCAATAACTGATACGTCTGATAAGCATCTTCCCAGCCTGGAGCAGAAGACATAAAGTCTAGTTTCCTTTTCGTAGCATCGTTGTAGTAGGACAACTCTCTTTTAATGTTATCAAGGTCAATAAGCTTTTGTGCTTTCAATGTTCTGATACTACCTAGTTCATGAGAGCTCTCAAGTTTCTCGTTTTCATGTTGAAGTTTTTCCGCATTAACTTCTTGCATCTTTTCTTGTAGATCTTGAACACCGTTATCCGAAGGTCTTGGGCCTTGTCTTTCTGTTAATGACTTCACCGATTGTTGTGCTTCATTTAATGTAAGATTTGCATTCCGTAAAAGTGTTCGATTGGTATTAACCTTCTCATAAAGCTTTTTCTCGTTCTCCATGAAATTCGAAAAAGAAGCTCTGGCTCTTAAATTTGAGGTATTAAGTTCCATCGAAGCGGAGGAGTAATCGTTAAATGTATCATCTTTTAGTTTTAAATCCGAACGCAGCTCTTCACCTTTATCCAAAATAGGTTGAAATTCTTCCACTAGGTCTttcaaatccttttttaatttttttttgtctgCACGAAGTTGGTTAAAGACATTGGTTTTCTCTCTGTATATAACTAACATTTTAGCTAACCCTAGCATTTCGATGTatgatttgattttttcccgttctttaaatatattgaCTTCCTTCTCTAGTGCCTGTTGTCTatcttttaatgaatttaatgTTGATTGTCCttggtttttattttgtaaaatttccCTTTCTCGTTTTCGTAAATCAATAAGCTTCTCATGTGCGGGAAGTAACCCTTCATGGTCAATTGCACGCTCAGTTTCCATCAGTCTAGAATAAGGATCAAGCTGAGCGAATTCTGCAACACGGTCTTGTGGTAAAAAATGACAAAGATTATTCAATTGTACATTGAAAGTATCCATTAGAGACGTTATTGAAGAAGTGGCACATGCTTCCCTATTAATAGAGAAAGAACTACTCTTATCCTGGCTTATTTGTCTCGTGATAGTAACCGTTTCATCGTCACGATACttcatttcaatttctatGGTTGCAGTGTTTTTGCCATACTTTATAAATTCACGGGCCTCTTTAGCTCTCCCAAGTAGCTAAATCGTTAATCAAttaagttattttttataatattgaAAGACTTACTTTTGGGGGCCATCCCAGCCCAATGCATATTGCTGAAACAATTGTGCTCTTACCTGTCCCATTTGGACCGATAATCAAATTTAGATATGGACCAGGGAACAGTTCACAATAATCGTATGTAACAAAGTTCACTAATTTAATTCGTACAATACTTCCTAACGCGTAACTCTCGCGTGTTAAGATCATCGAAGTATAAAAAGCAGAAATActaaatagaaaaaagcTATAACTTACTCTGAATACAAAGgattactttttcttcgttTCGAAGGCCTAAGGCCATCCATGGTGGAAGTAAGGAGGATTTCAGTCAACTAGGAGTTTGCTGAGAGCAAAGTGCTTATGCAAGGCAAGGTACAATGAGTTTAGAGGAAAAAAGAGCTCTCCAGAATCAAATTTTAGCTGAATATGCTAATCTTGCATCAAATTTAGAAACAGTAagtcttttttattcagcAGTTGGTTAATATTTAGCTTGTTAAGGTGTTACAGGACATGGTTTATAATCCCAGCAACAATATTCTGGACTCGCTAAGGGATTTAGAAAAGGAGGTTGGACTTGTATATACTCTTTACAAAGCTAGTGTTTGGGCGATTTTGGCAGACCTAGAAAATAACCAAGAAGGTAAAAGCGGCATGTTTCAAGATGAAAGTTGATAACGTGCTtgtttgaaattgaaaatacgTCAAACCGAACTATAAATTAAGCTTTAACTCTACTGTTGGTGCTTTTCGTGTGGTTTACTATGAATATTTGGAACTGAATATTTACCggataatttttcaatcaCTTTTacagagaaaaaaatacatcCTACTTGGAAGAGTAAAAACAGGCACAAGATATAAGCTTATGAaggtttttaaaaagcacTTTTCGGCTAAAATGTCCAAGAAACGAATATGggtattgtttttaaaaagttggTTAGATCACTTTTAATCAATTATCCAAAACAACCCTTTGGAAGTAGTCCGGCcttaaatatttctaaaCTATTACCCCGGAAACACTGACCTAATGAATCTTCCGATTAATTGCCTGTTAACATTTTATTAGATCATGCTGGATTCGAAAGTGTTTTCAAGCTTTCCTAAAAGCGTTATGAAAATGGGGTTGCATGAGAATCTGCAATGTTGTAAGCTGTTGATTTCTTAATCAAATAATAAGTTTCCttccttgtttttttctaacCGTAATGGTTATTCATACTCAAATTTCTTCGTTATGAAGAGCAACTTACAATTGGGACTCGTTTTTGTCCTCGGATCATTAAAGTGAATACAGCgagaaattttcttctgctTGCATTTGActaaaaatcatttaaatGCCAGCAACTCTCTTCGAGATTGAAATCCAAAGTTTCTTCTGTTTGTACTAATATGGATTCTCATAATTTACTATATTTGATAAGCAATGAGGttcatattttattaatatacTTAATAGTGTCAAGCCCAATCCTTCAAAATATTGGCAAGTGTATGTTTTGGCATTACCAAATGACTTTGGTTTATAGTGGTATAACGTAATAATAATGGGTATTGTCTTTATACCGTTATAGACACTGCTTTTACGTTTTGATAGGCGCGTCTTACaaagtatatatatatttattgcttACGCGCATCACCGTTTTGCAAAgtgtatataaaaaaaagcaagaacTATGGACTTTTTATCACATGCCATGCTTAGTCGATCTGAATCAACGCAAATTCTTTGTGAATTGAGTCAAATAGACGAAAGTACTATGGATCCTCAATATACTGAAGATGATGTTCTCGCTCgattgtttgttttttcatcatcttctCCACAAACAGGTGTGTTCTCTTgtttcaattgatttttgacATATATTAGTACTGAATGTTAAGAAATATGAAGACGTTTCTGTTGGAAGGAGTAATACATGCAATTATCAGCTTCTGCAATTCACTGCCAGTTATAAGCACTTTAGAGTGTATTCGGTGCTAATCGATGATGATATGGATCCCCTTGTTTATTGTGAAGATCAGAGCTCTAATGGAACATTCTTAAATCATCGTTTAATTGGTAAAGGCAATAGCGTCCTTTTATCGGATGGAGATATACTCGATGTTCGGCACTGCGcttcctttcttttccaGCAGAAATACACTACTGATAATGATTTTCATCACGAGTATGCGGGTGAGAGATTTAACATCACTCAAAGACTATTGGGAATTGGTGGCTTCTCGCGCATTTACATGGCAATGGATAATAACACTGGGGGACAATACGCGTGTAAAATCATcgacaagaaaaaaatctcaaCGAAACGGTTTTTCGAGGACCACGAGATGACAATTCTTAGGAAACTTGATCATCCTAACATTATCAAAGTAAACATGGAGTATAATTCGGAAACTCAGTTGTAAGTAGATTGAATGCGGTTTGTTATTTTGATGATTAATATTCCTTAGTTTTATATTTGAGGAAATGGTGACGGGAGGAGATTTGTTCAGTTATTTAACGAAATTGGGAACGGTTCCTGAAGTTACcactttatttattatgttTCAAATTCTACAAGGgctaaaatatttacatgAGCAGAATATAATTCACAGGGatttaaaacttgaaaatattCTCATTGCGTCGTCCTCTGATACCATTTTTAGAATCATTTTAACCGATTTTGGTGTTGCAAGATGTATGCAGAAGGGAAAAAGACTTTCGACTTTCGTAGGCACTCCGGAATATACCGCCCCGGAAATCCAAAGATTAAAAGGAAGGTCTCAAgtggaaaaggaaaattctTCTGGTTACGGTAAAGAGGTCGATTTATGGAGCCTTGGAGTAATTATGTTTTTGCTGTTGTCAGGTAATTCACCATCATTTGCAGATGGagtgaaagaaaaacaagtgGATTTTCGAGATCCTGTTTGGAAATCCGTCTCCAGGCAAGCCAAAGATCTGATatcaaatcttttaaaaacgaATCCCCCAGATCGGTTCACAGTCAAACAATGTCTTTCCCATCCCTGGTTCGCGCGACATAGTAGTCGTCTCACCAAATTATATGAAACTCGTATTCTCAAACCTCTTAAACATTCCCGGCTATAGCCACGTAAGAAAATATTCGATAAACTTGATAAAACGATCGAAGTTTCTCCACATAAAAGCTATGTGTCTGAACTATGTAATTCTAACATTACTTAATTAAGTTATTTTTAGCTATAAACTATAAAATATGAACACATTTAATCTTTAGAATTAATCAGGCAATCCAACTTACGCAATtaatataaagaaattttattacttaAGATATGAGTGACCATCAATTTGTCAGCCATTTTCCCtaccttaaaaaaaaacaatttttagTCTCAATCAGCGTAAATTTGGTATTTTATAGATATAAgcatccttttttttttaatagcttaaaaaaactttataaaaagataatCCTCTCCCTCCGGGATTCGAACCCGGGCTGCAAGCGTGACAGGCTTGTGTACTACCCCTATACTAAAGGAGATTATTGACCTTGTGTATAATGTAGCCTTATATTAGGTTTTTTATGTATTAAATGGCTTTTAAAATACTgtgaaattaaataaaagaagctGTAGAAGATTTGCTGTACTTAAAGTTATCCGGATCATGAAATTTAAGGGAGAGAAAGCAGGCGTGGCTCTGTACATATGATTGATCTTGTTGGAGCTTTTCTGCTACCaatattttgattattgtttacaaatttgtTGTCATCTTTAACAAATCCAATTAACACTTGTGTCAGGTGTTGTTCTTGGTTTGAATTTAATACAAGCTATAGCACTTCTTGTGACTGATTTAATGGATGACAGTAGACATGTTGCATGCAACTACAGTTTTCAATAGCTTTAGCTAAGATGAAGTAATACCCTGGCTAAAAACGTTCAACCAAACTCAATGTTAATTTATTCATCTACTAACGATTATGTTATTATAGCTAACAGTTGTGTCATATTAATGAAACATaaatttgacaaaaaaatttgggaaATACGATAATTCAAGCAAagatatattaaattaaattaaaattttataaaaaagcaatgTTATAGAACATCCAAAAAATCAGATCGAATGAGAAAAGATTTATCCAGAGTTTGGTAAAATTACTTGAAAACGTCAAATTCTCTTTCCAGGCTAATTAAgtt
This portion of the Schizosaccharomyces pombe strain 972h- genome assembly, chromosome: I genome encodes:
- the uga1 gene encoding 4-aminobutyrate aminotransferase (GABA transaminase), giving the protein MSSTATVTESTHFFPNEPQGPSIKTETIPGPKGKAAAEEMSKYHDISAVKFPVDYEKSIGNYLVDLDGNVLLDVYSQIATIPIGYNNPTLLKAAKSDEVATILMNRPALGNYPPKEWARVAYEGAIKYAPKGQKYVYFQMSGSDANEIAYKLAMLHHFNNKPRPTGDYTAEENESCLNNAAPGSPEVAVLSFRHSFHGRLFGSLSTTRSKPVHKLGMPAFPWPQADFPALKYPLEEHVEENAKEEQRCIDQVEQILTNHHCPVVACIIEPIQSEGGDNHASPDFFHKLQATLKKHDVKFIVDEVQTGVGSTGTLWAHEQWNLPYPPDMVTFSKKFQAAGIFYHDLALRPHAYQHFNTWMGDPFRAVQSRYILQEIQDKDLLNNVKSVGDFLYAGLEELARKHPGKINNLRGKGKGTFIAWDCESPAARDKFCADMRINGVNIGGCGVAAIRLRPMLVFQKHHAQILLKKIDELI
- the atg43 gene encoding mitophagy receptor Atg43, with translation MSSESKGIPIPRSDSNKTSDVSSWEEDYELISLGSSQDALQRSGIRSAHGDSGYASSPLRMEHLSSSTIIINNQLKKIDVNESIPENSTLHNKYELGAVESSTSSLSLLQSKEEDDSSNWETEDSESAVEEAELPTIFEGKTVISPSSSGTDHSEAVEYTVPTAPPIPDLRFQQSYLQSIQRANGSAFLVALITLRDHVLYPFLSGGMWVFVRHIFQFLKLQEKGFHFGQSLRRNLGLFSTFKD
- the smc5 gene encoding Smc5-6 complex SMC P-loop ATPase subunit Smc5; the protein is MDGLRPSKRRKSNPLYSDYALGSIVRIKLVNFVTYDYCELFPGPYLNLIIGPNGTGKSTIVSAICIGLGWPPKLLGRAKEAREFIKYGKNTATIEIEMKYRDDETVTITRQISQDKSSSFSINREACATSSITSLMDTFNVQLNNLCHFLPQDRVAEFAQLDPYSRLMETERAIDHEGLLPAHEKLIDLRKREREILQNKNQGQSTLNSLKDRQQALEKEVNIFKEREKIKSYIEMLGLAKMLVIYREKTNVFNQLRADKKKLKKDLKDLVEEFQPILDKGEELRSDLKLKDDTFNDYSSASMELNTSNLRARASFSNFMENEKKLYEKVNTNRTLLRNANLTLNEAQQSVKSLTERQGPRPSDNGVQDLQEKMQEVNAEKLQHENEKLESSHELGSIRTLKAQKLIDLDNIKRELSYYNDATKRKLDFMSSAPGWEDAYQTYQLLKEYESAFEAPAYGPIYMNLKCKEKGFAALIEGFFRTDTFRTFIMSNYNDYLKLMDLITSKTKYTPTIREFSSERKKKIEDFEPPCSREKLQSFGFDGYVIDFLEGPEVVLVALCHMLKIHQIPIAKRELPPASVNALNNFRLANGDPVLKTYLAGSSIHLVFRSAYGDREITRRTDPLPSRSIYFSENVEMDLVKRKEEQLNAQLSQLENLQNEERKLQEKVNEHESLLSRTNDILSTLRKERDEKLIPIHEWQQLQERIEHQTLLLRQREKVPEQFAAEIEKNEDIRKENFEALMNSVLKVKENSIKATNNFEKMLGSRLNVIEAKYKLEKHEMDANQVNARLTEVQDRLKDITDKLASAREDAMSLYGSVVDSLQTQSSDRQTAITELNEEFATSSEVDNKISIEETKLKFMNVNSYVMEQYDARKKEIEELESKMSDFDQSVEELQDEMNSIKEDWVSKLEENVQCISDRFSKGMSGMGYAGEVRLGKSDDYDKWYIDILVQFREEEGLQKLTGQRQSGGERSVSTIMYLLSLQGLAIAPFRIVDEINQGMDPRNERVVHRHIVNSVCDNAVSQYFLVTPKLLPDLTYHRNLKVLCICNGAWLPATFRTSLSTYFEKLKKSALISSS
- the dad3 gene encoding DASH complex subunit Dad3 translates to MSLEEKRALQNQILAEYANLASNLETLVKVLQDMVYNPSNNILDSLRDLEKEVGLVYTLYKASVWAILADLENNQEGKSGMFQDES
- the mek1 gene encoding meiosis-specific serine/threonine protein kinase, which produces MDFLSHAMLSRSESTQILCELSQIDESTMDPQYTEDDVLARLFVFSSSSPQTVLNVKKYEDVSVGRSNTCNYQLLQFTASYKHFRVYSVLIDDDMDPLVYCEDQSSNGTFLNHRLIGKGNSVLLSDGDILDVRHCASFLFQQKYTTDNDFHHEYAGERFNITQRLLGIGGFSRIYMAMDNNTGGQYACKIIDKKKISTKRFFEDHEMTILRKLDHPNIIKVNMEYNSETQFFIFEEMVTGGDLFSYLTKLGTVPEVTTLFIMFQILQGLKYLHEQNIIHRDLKLENILIASSSDTIFRIILTDFGVARCMQKGKRLSTFVGTPEYTAPEIQRLKGRSQVEKENSSGYGKEVDLWSLGVIMFLLLSGNSPSFADGVKEKQVDFRDPVWKSVSRQAKDLISNLLKTNPPDRFTVKQCLSHPWFARHSSRLTKLYETRILKPLKHSRL